The genomic window ACATtaaattggtgggtattttgatataaatacgactgcattatagaTATACTCCAGTCcaacatggactcgaacgatgtaaagatacctcccggtgtatTAGTGGTTTATCAACTGATTATATTACAATAGTATTACAATAGTACCGTCGTGACCACTAtacatgcaactgggtcgaaatatcgacaaatacaaaaatattatcgtggtatgtacccgttgaactatatttaagaaatgttgattgaCAACGAAAATTTTAGTATAATATCTTTAGTCATCAACAGTTCTTACTCCTAATCCACGAATCCGAGAACGTAGCAATAATTGGTATTTGCTGCCAGATTCGACTGCCCTATACTGTGGCACTGTGTGAGAGTAGCAATCGGGCGagtgtaattttgtttatttctttatttatttttattatttaaactaatcaatactaatGTAACGAGTGCGTAGCGTGAGACGAGGAGAGGAGAGGAGGTGGGGACGAGGGGGAGCTGCGGGGGGAACAATAATATGGCGGCAGGCGCTCGCGCGGCGGAGAGAGAGTTTGTTGAGTTTTAGTTTTTGTGGTGATTAAGTAACACAcagataacataaaataaaagtcattGTTGATTGTGTGCTACATAAAACTCTTTTATGTGTTCCCGGCTATTAAGTTACACTAATttagtggttaaggaaaaattgtgactaatatactaacaatctatggatggaaacgtctgaattaaatgattattattatttattataataataataataaacttaataaacataaaaatataaataaacttacgtTGAAATCTCGTCGCAATGCTGACATTTGTATGTAACGCCCTTGTGCCATCTCTGATGTTGCTTCGCTTGGGttctgcaatttaaaaaaaacttgcaaaGTTTTGATACCATGGAAGGGGGTtagtgggcagtggcgtgcacttcatacatgcacaaaagcactgcctaccctaaaatttatataagtattgcacgtataacatacaggaaaagaaacaggaGTATACGGTGTCTTCattagacatgcaaaggcggccttattgctgcgagcaatctcttacaggcaacctttgtagacaggactaaGAGCAAGAGAacaggatagtgccaagagtgttgatagatatacataaacaccaaaatgtatacataatatatataaataagtagattttaatatataatttaaaacaataataaagaatcCATTTTAAATGCCTTCACACAAAGAGAAGTAGTAGTCCTTCAGtctttgtatttgaattttgaatttatataaatgactgaatgagggttctgtgtgttcttaattctatgactTCAAAAGGTCTTACGTAGTCTTGGACACGTAAGTGCAGGATTTGCAGGCGTATTTCTTCTCGTGGTTGGCGGAATGCTTTTGCAGCGTCCGTTTCGTCTTGAAGCGGAACTTGCAGATCGGGCACTCGATGTCGCCTGCGCTCTGGATTAAAACAAACTATTCACAAGGCCATAACGGCATGTATTGCCTAGCCTTGTGGTTGGGACTTCAGTCTCCCATGTGGGGTGACTGAGTTCGATGCCCGGACTGAACTTGGTCACACCAAAAGGGATGCTAAAGGCTATCagtacttggaccttgctcacgagattacctgTCAGTCAATTCAGTCAATGattgtcgtttcagtcaatggtcgactattatttattttattattattattacaaacaatataaaatcatcttacttaCATCGTGGGGTGGCAGGAACAGATCTCTTGTAAAGATaggcttttgttttttttacttcatataGTTATGTTTGTATCACAATTCCTGGTACATAAATccgtatccctactaatattataaatgtcaatgtgagtttgtttgttacgctttcacgccaaaactgcttaaccgatcctcatgaaactttgaacacatatttttggaagtgttaggagtaatataggatactttttatccctacattaagctcggttcctttgggagaggggatgaaagtgtttgacgattttacaccataactccgacaaattataaccgatttagataattatttttgtactatagaggttataatatgtgttcaattttgccaaaattttgtgcagatctgatgaatgtagttggagatagaggacagaactcctcagcggacagcagcaaacccctcatttaaggcttagcgatactgaatacttgaatgccacatcaaaaaacaaaatcaaacgcagacgaagtcgcgggcaacagctagtcataaataaatacacttttaactCACGGGATCGTGTTTGCCAATGTGGTGCTTCCACGCGTCTGCGTCTATGAAACCCTTGAAGCACAGGTTGCACTGGTGCAACGCGTTGAGGTAGTTGGAAGACTGCTGACGCTTGCTGATCTCCTCTTTTTGATCTTCTTCCTGAAGAAACATGTGAGCTAAGACGCTGGGTATAGtcgagaagcggtgatagcttagtgattAAAACTTCAGCATACGGCATAGGTCTTCGAAAACCATCTTCTTATACTTTCTGGCAAGCAACCTGCGATAGTTCTATGTCCATCAAGTTTGCTAGCGCTGAAAACCGTGTTACCAAAACGTCTATCGATTCTGTTTgccttttgaattatttattgcgcacacaaaaacaaaaagaaactaTAAAGAAACTTAAAGACGGTTTTATCGCTAAAGTGATCTCtaccagacaacctttggtgaaCTAATTCCTAAGGAACAAATTGGTGCGGAGACAATGCTGTTGACGAGAAATTTGTGTACTATAAATCCGACACCTCCTTGGGAGTGTTGCTCGCCCtaccggtagtaaaacaagttgccggatttcaAGACTATCAAGTCCTTACCGTCTTTTCGGTGTTACCAAAACGTCTATCGATTCTGTTTgccttgtttgtttgtttcaattatttattgcgcacacaaaaacaaaaagaaactataaataaacttaaagacggtcttatcgctaaagtgaTCTCCACTAGACAACCTTCTTTGAACTAATTcctaaggaacgggttggtgcggcgaCAATGCTTTTGACCAGAGATTTGTGGACGAAAaatccgacaccaccttgggactgttgGTCGCCCtaccggtagtaaaacaagttgccggatttcaAGATTATCAAGTCCTCACCCTCTTTACGGACTTCAGATAATCCTGTGCGTTTGTTACcaggtttataaatataacaataattaaccACTCTTTAATGTTACACAcatgaaaaatagtttttcaaacgacttttaaaaacgTTACGCAATTccgagtctgacacaattaaagAAGAAAGTAAAAGAGtttctactaatataatatttccggtgccggtttaattacagacacatgaggcttaacacctacgcctcgggttgTTGGACACAGGGCAAAACTTTGctggatgtgttccttgcatgattgttgctctgtttatagatggtttttcacttaccatcaggtggtatATCTGCttggaccgtggggtccggaggcacgagctcttttcaaagaactatcgaaaagggttatcgagtctaccggtgatcctagagcgggcagttaccttggccaacgaattagtttggccatccaaaggggcaatgctgccagcatcttaggaactgtgcctcgctgcggtggtttcgaagacgttttagattttatttagttttaaatagtttattttaggttatatttataaaacaattattttaaagaatacttggtcaattaaattataattacgaaaaaataaaattcgtgCGAGTGATTTCGTATTGAGGAAAATTGTGTGTGCAAAGTTGACCCGAAaagaaaattagtaaaaaatgtcTTTACTCACCGATAACTTGATAATAGTGCAATAGTTCTCCAGATCAATGTCATCGGTGAGTACTCCACCAGTGTTCTTAGTTCTCCGCGTCTTCTCCACATTCTTCAAAGTTTCGTCATTCTTTCTAGGTCTCCCACGTTTCCGCTTAACCAAAACCTCTGGTACGTCTTGGAGAATTGAGCTTTCCGCTGCAATCTGTAAATGACTTATAAGTTATTCAGTTCACGAAACAAGACATCttgaaagtttatttcaataaataaaatgttttataccaCATAAAGCTAAGTAAATTAGCTAAGTAAGCTTTAAAAGTATGTTTTACTTAATATAAGTCAAGTGCTGGCCGTTGGTAAGTTTATAAAAGGGACTCACTTCAACTTCCACATCATACTTGAACTGCTCTTCACTGTCAAACTTCTGGTCTGGTAAATCTTTTCTCTTTTTGCTCTTTCTTCCTTTTTTCCCACTCTCTTGTTTCTTCTCCTTATGTACAGATAAAGGCTCGTCCTCGTCAGTTGACAGCGGTGTCATATCATCAAATCCATCTTCAAGTTTAATACTTTCTTTGTCATCAAAATAATTGTCTGAGATCTCAAAAGGTTCTTCTTTGACGGATATTTCTGGTGCTATATTAATACAAGGGATTTCACCAATGCCTATGTTATTGCTTAAGTGATAATTATGTACGTTGATCTGTTTTATATTGTCAATTGTTATCTGTGGACAAAATTAATAACGAATTAATGTTTACATTGTCCCTTGACTCTTAGTCCCTTGACTACCCTTGAacagaataagaaaaaaaaatggcatgcTCCCTTGAGCAGAATAAGAAAGACCAATTCCGGCATCAAAAAAAGTCATTATATCACTGGTGAGTGTTGATGCCATGGTCTTTGGACTGAGCACTTATTGTACCATTAGTCAAGAAGAAGATAAAACCGTTAAATTGAGTTCCAAAAATGGTTGACAGTTGATCTCTAGAGAAGCTACAATGTACCAATCTTTCTTCCAAATTTTATGAATCACTGTTACCTCTCCACAAGAATTCAGTACACCGGTCAAAGCCGCTTGCGCTCTCAAGCATTTTCCCTTGAAGAAATGCAGTTTTCGTAACTGTGCAGCGCACATGTAGCAGGCGGACACTGGCAAATATGATGCTGTAAGTGCCTGGAACATAGAAATATGATTAAGGACAGTATAGAAACCAATCGCTCATTTGGCGACATCATTACATCAGCCGATTGACGTGGATATAGggcttttgtaaggagttcagGGCTACTTATTTCCAGGGTCTCCCAGCAACTCTTTTGATGttatctgtccaccttgttggggacTGACCAACCCTGTTGTGTGTTGCCTCTCCAGCAGCTAGGGACATtcattggttctccgagctatgtacctTAGCCATCACTATTTCAACTTGgaaactcgctgagctatgacAGTAACTCTGCTTCTTCTACAGTTCTCCTCATTTCTGTTTAAATCATGGGGAGATAATCATGGCTGTTTCCAACAACAACAATAAGAAGGTAATGGCATTTCATAGCCTCATACCCAGATGCCCCTACCAACCTTGGCAGCCAGCTAGGCTTTTAAAATGTGATGAATGGGCGCAGCAAGCCAAGTGGATTTCATCAATATGCGTAAATGATATAAGCTTATATGTGGCTTAGTGACTAAGGGTTGAATAGATAAATCACACAGGTAAATATAAAGCTTACACATATAGGACTATCAAGAGAAATAACCCACCACAATGCTACattgcaggttggtgggcttcaaaGATTTTAATAACAGATAATATTGATGAGTATATTTTTCAATCTATCGGTAAAGATGTACTGACAAGCAAATCAATGTGTACATGTTTAaaacagaatagaataaaataaaatagaatacatttttattgctttaactgtgcaCATTTTAGGGGTTTTTATGAGTTCCAATCAACAGCCATAATATGTTGGAACTTGACTTAATCAACAAATATCAAAACTTtgcgtttgtatgtttgtgtttGCATAACTGAAACAGTAATTTATGGATTGACTGGAATTTTTTACACAATGTTGAATTGTATTTTAAgagtgttttttattgtttcatataTTAGACGATTCGTAGCTCCGGGTGGGTGTCCGATagtcagaaataaaaataagtcatACTCACATTATCCCCAACTAAAAGTTTATAACAAGTTTCCAATGGGTAAGTATAAAGGTTATGCATGTTTACATCCTGCGCAAGACATATCCTACACACCTTAACGTCTCCCATTGTATAAACAATAGTTTTGATTCATAAAActtgaataaaacaatttaaaatcatatgTTCGCGGTTTGTAAACACAAGTAGACTTAGAAAATAATTAGAGCTTCTACATCACACTCGCTTCTGGAAATATCACAAACATAAGCTTCCAGGTGGCATATGATGCATCCAaattattggaaaaaaataataaatacaagttaaataattaaaatcacaagTTAGATTATTgcattgaatatttttacaaaaaatgcaACAAGAATGTCTAATTCTACACAAGACGCCAAGCTGCCATTTTTCTTGTTGACATGTTGAAATGTCAGTTACATTTGACGTATAAAATGTTGCCTTAATCTGATGATTACCTAAAGTAACGGtaaatttaaatagataattcaaaaattatggCGAGTAAGCTTTTTTGCGAGAAAAGCTTTTGAAATAAGTGCCGATTACACGATATAAAGAGCACTAAATCAGTTAGTTAGGGCCCAAAATAGTAGTGTAATTGCAGTTAGTGCAGATTACACTGAATACCATTTCTTTAGCACTAGTTAGGTTTTCATTTAGTGCCCACATTGATTGTGTAGTCTAATCGGCAGAatcattagtaaaaaatctatCAAATACTTTAATAATTGAACAACTCGAGTAATATATAACTAAAGGAATTTTGGGgtgaatttacaataaaattatgaaataaggtTAAGTTCCACAATTCAATTGCtgtgctaagcgatttagtgttccggtgcgatgtcgcgtatacaCCGATTAGGGCCTGTATGACTACCACTCTCCCTAACCGGTTATGTAAAGCCATGTAGTTCGAAAACAAATTGTATCATTTCAGAttcacaaatattataaatgaaagagTATATTAACAACACGGTTGCTAAACAACTCGATCTATTCAGTTGTTTATTGGGCGAGTTCATAAAGGCAACTACGTTTTTattaagtcatttaaattttcagttttctttgtttttagaaTTGGCTTATTCATCGCAGTAGGTTAAccctgtaataataaattaagttttgtaaattatatttcttcCGAACACTTATAACacgaaacttttattttttacgtcAAAGAACATGGTAAATATGTTTATCCTTCAAATTTGTGATCTAATCATATAGTGAGTTAATGAGTTTATAATTACAACTATCTAACACAACTAATACAGGGATGCTGAAATTTCAATCTAAGCTAATTTAAATTACAcctatctttattttaaaaaataacaaatcttataaaacaaagataaattaCAGTGGGTTACACCGTTAATATTTCGTAGGGAACTAGCAATACTTTGATCCCTCGTAGTTGCAAATGTACTACTAGATGTCGCTAGCAGtcttttatatcgataaaacttataatttaactCGAAGAGTGGAGACTGAATCCGAAGGGACTGGATTCTAATCTCaatatttttccaataaaatGTGTTCGTTCTAGTATTTACATACATTGTTGTGTATTTCTTTcagaaactttatttattttacttactaaAGGCTCTTATTagaaagaatgaaaaaaattgaGCCAAGGcctattttttcaaaatttttcatGTCTTTTCTCAcatttaattaactttatatttatctttattaaaaaatgagcctttaaaaaaaagaaaaaaatttagagttttttttactCGTAGGTAACCATATTTTTGATATTGAAAAACGGACAttggtaaaatattttgtaccttGTAGGTACTTACACTTACTAGCTTACCCGCAACCTCGCAagcgattttctttttttttacgtttccGCGGCgaggcccagtgaggattggtggttAAAGGATATAATTGCGAAATCATAGACATGCACTTAATTCGATAAAACGAAAATGCGTTACGATAAAGaaagaaacacataaatgtttgggagaatgataatgaaatagaatatattacacattttgtttcctttCTGATAAATAGCCAGATTCCAGGCAGCCACTTATGTcctatttttatcataaattaattatctttGCACATTGCGCGTCTCTTACGCCTTTCCACCTCTCCGAATTTTGGAGCGCATTCAAGATGTGATTGTTTTCGCTGCTCCATCGTGGCATGTTTGCAAACTTACTTACTTGTGAAACCTTGATCCAAAGCGTAGCAAGAATATTTCAAAGGAATGttgcatatataaataaaaaaaacattatcatcTGAAGGTTTAATATGCCTCTCTGTCATACTAAGTATGCAGGAGATAAAAACATCGTTTGCATTTTAGAAAAGTTGGCATTGCTTCGTGCAATGAAGTGATTGCCACTGTGCTATTATGTTTTATCCACTATAGATCGAATTATGTATACATACCTTATGGTAACGGTTTTTGgtattacttaggtacttacaCTTCAACAGCATCTTTACGGTATAactaatatattgtatattagtTATACCGGAGGGCGATTTGTCCTTAGTCAAGCTAAAGTTATGGTATCCTTACACTACATATGAAAAATAAGCAAATTGATCAATTAAGTAATCCTTGaatattgttgtttttaatttctcaaatcAACTGCCACATAATATGGTTGTAGGCATTTTAGAAAACAGATAAGCATATTATCGTCATACTAATACGGaagtaagcaattaaaatgttaatttatgtttatgaaaGTTGACAGCAAAATATAATGAATGGGTATCAATTTTGTTCCTGAAGTAGGCAAAGataaattcatcaaaaaaaaccGCTATgttgtatgtacctacttcgATTCAAAGTAGGTTAGAGGTGCTTACGTAAGCTCGTAATTGcattttgtacctacctacgttcTCTTTACGTTCATAGTAAAATACCTAAACATTTGACATCTACTTTTTACTTATCGTCCTCTCGCTCACTCTCGCAGGGGATTAATGTTCGTGGAATGCGCGCGTCGGATAGTCTCGGTACGCATGTCGTTAAGGTTGAAATTATTATTCCTACTGCTGCACGTTTAGTCTCTATACTCGTGTGCATAAGGTTGaatttagaatagaaaaactatcGAGACCTTCCTTACCTCCATAGAAAACGATTTCACGAGACTATCCATAGTGACTACCTACTTTGTAACAGTAGGTACATTCATAAAtctcatttattatttagtttttatcaaattaaaataagaaaagacCTTATTGGCACTTTTTATGGTCCCTTATGGTTCAAAATATTTCTCTTCTTTTGGGGTGGTGGTGGTATTTAGGGTTGTCCAAAAGTAGATGAATAGTTTCAGAACTAAAAATGAAAAGTCCTTGAGAAATAGTCTCGTGGGGAGTGCGGCTACGTCACAGACGGGATTTTTGTAGGTATGTATATCGCTAGGAATGGCTCGATTGGCCAACAAAAGCCTTGTCGGCGGCCATTTTGTTCGATGCTGAGTCACCAAAAGGTGAAAAATGTACACGAACCGCACTCCCCACGAGACTACACAACGGTATTGGGCATTTCCCTCGTGAACACAAAATTTGGGTTTCATGTTCCCTCGACCGCAGCgtggtaacaaaaatattttttttgagaaaacCAGAGGAAACTTTGCATATTAATTTGATTCAAATGAATTTAGATCTGCCGGGTAAAGTGAGAAATTAAAAGTTGCAAACGTCAAGACGGATATAAACAAATTAGCCGTGAGACCCTCAGGTCGGGCATACACGCGTAAGCCTATCAAGTTCACTCGTCTTGTGtgtgattttaatattaactgatAACAATTAAATAACCCATAGTGCGCGCTGTGCATCGGTAATCTGTCAAATAGTGCGGTGATAATTCGATGTGTACAAATTACAATGTTTACGATTGGTGAATACTGCTGAATATTTGAACGCAAACTGTGTGACCCGTGAGTGCCAAGTTCCAAGGGACACGATGTAGCCGGAATTTATAGTGATTATGATCGGATAAAACTGTGCAAAGGTTTAATTTACGGAATTCATAGACTCGTCAAAATGACTGACGGTTTAGTTACGGTGAAAACCGAGCGGCCTGATGAGGCCGAGATCAGGGAGTTGGCGGCGAAAATGGTGGAAGCCAACAAGGCGAAGGCTTTGGCGGCGTCGGTGGCGGCGGCGCGACCGCAGCCCGGTGCCATGCTGGGCGCGGGACCCCCCACGGTCGGTGGGCAGATGGGGATCCTCAACTTCCTCTCTAGGAAACCAGGTGCCCCGCAGACTACTGATCAGCGACCGGTCAGTGACGACAAGAAGACCCCAGCACCCGACGAAGCGAGTTGGAAAGGCCACTTCGGCTGGGACCAGCTTGGGAAGTGTCACATCCCCTACATCTACCGGTCCAGCGAGAAGTACGTTGCCGTCCGGATGGTGGAGATCAAGCTCCTTAACAAGTACCTGAACTACCTGCACGCAGACATCTACTCCTGCACATGCATACGGAGTTACTACATCACAGAGGTTGAGTCCAGACTCCTTAACGAAATTAACAACAGGCATTGTGACGGTCAGTTTGGTCGCGAGCCATTCACACAGAAGGACTTGGTTGTGAGGTTATC from Pararge aegeria chromosome 20, ilParAegt1.1, whole genome shotgun sequence includes these protein-coding regions:
- the LOC120632629 gene encoding zinc finger protein 26-like codes for the protein MGDVKVCRICLAQDVNMHNLYTYPLETCYKLLVGDNALTASYLPVSACYMCAAQLRKLHFFKGKCLRAQAALTGVLNSCGEITIDNIKQINVHNYHLSNNIGIGEIPCINIAPEISVKEEPFEISDNYFDDKESIKLEDGFDDMTPLSTDEDEPLSVHKEKKQESGKKGRKSKKRKDLPDQKFDSEEQFKYDVEVEIAAESSILQDVPEVLVKRKRGRPRKNDETLKNVEKTRRTKNTGGVLTDDIDLENYCTIIKLSEEDQKEEISKRQQSSNYLNALHQCNLCFKGFIDADAWKHHIGKHDPSAGDIECPICKFRFKTKRTLQKHSANHEKKYACKSCTYVSKTTTQAKQHQRWHKGVTYKCQHCDEISTKWTSYLSHVRIKHPSEFICGVCGYSFVSKLGLNMHKTMMHKDVVEKEGFEGEKDTAPYCEQCDVKFVSVEAFKRHMVTSVKHTQSMDFNKGCRMCGESFPDAESLRVHHRRSHAKKRPKNYGKKPTSLSWPTNCEHCAEEIPNAREYWSHFRRAHPDKNYPIQKNYVCDICGKSFRGNAFLVYHKRTHFEERAFKCQQCPKAFFNRTNLQMHEKTHSDHRPHACSVCAKAFKCKGALDRHFRSHTGVKPYECEVCGKAFAQSNSRKLHVATVHLKQPSPYISRSRLERRNKTQAHKDQHSVPQFLY